A window from Festucalex cinctus isolate MCC-2025b chromosome 12, RoL_Fcin_1.0, whole genome shotgun sequence encodes these proteins:
- the LOC144031131 gene encoding uncharacterized protein LOC144031131 — MVQLRENRITRFQERQKTSMDSGNQQKGLTAHKLFTDLQRAFFTSMPSGKRTDDIEELKTFIQKMDKTITDLSQQMKESNQKLHQESNKKLLEEMQQLRNVVQAQKEEMKKKDLQIAILQEQVDELDQKSRINDVIITGIKVRPRTHVQATARRSEEDSDRNPDNESVEQQVITKLREFGIIVKSKHIQECYTLPSGGRKPPMVFMTLTNRKNKIALLKQDPKLKGKNVFLNENLTKKNAEIARKARQLRKDGKIMATWTANCKVFIKTQGSSPEEIKTKVIRRLQELQVHEN, encoded by the exons ATGGTCCAGCTTCGTGAGAACAGAATCACCAGGTTTCAAGAGAG ACAAAAGACGTCGATGGATAGCGGCAATCAACAGAAAGGACTGACAGCCCACAAACTATTCACGGATTTGCAGCGAGCATTTTTTACAAG catGCCTAGTGGGAAAAGAACGGACGACATTGAAGAACTAAAGACTTTTATCCAAAAAATGGATAAAACCATAACGGATCTAAGTCAGCAGATGAAGGAATCcaatcagaagctgcatcaagaATCTAATAAGAAGCTGTTGGAAGAGATGCAACAGCTGCGGAATGTGGTTCAAGCCCAGAAGGAGGAGATGAAAAAGAAAGACCTGCAAATTGCCATCTTGCAGGAACAGGTAGATGAGCTTGACCAAAAATCTCGTATCAATGATGTTATCATCACCGGCATCAAAGTCAGGCCGCGCACGCATGTGCAAGCCACGGCCAGAAGAAGTGAGGAGGACTCTGATCGAAATCCTGATAATGAATCAGTGGAGCAACAGGTGATAACCAAACTTCGGGAATTTGGAATAATAGTGAAATCGAAGCACATCCAAGAGTGCTACACACTTCCATCTGGAGGGAGAAAACCACCAATGGTCTTCATGACACTTACAAACAGAAAGAACAAGATTGCACTCCTCAAGCAAGACCCAAAACTGAAAGGCAAGAATGTCTTTCTAAATGAAAACCTGACCAAAAAGAATGCTGAAATCGCGAGAAAGGCACGTCAACTGAGGAAAGATGGGAAAATTATGGCGACCTGGACCGCCAATTGCAAAGTCTTTATCAAGACACAAGGGAGCTCACCAGAGGAGATCAAAACCAAGGTGATCAGAAGATTACAGGAGCTGCAAGTACACGAAAATTAA
- the lrit3b gene encoding leucine-rich repeat, immunoglobulin-like domain and transmembrane domain-containing protein 3b isoform X3, producing MSVCGCSSVCALDWLATSSGCTLPTTRSQRGSGTPPRPLLVQCSDPRISTVPINVPADTVKLRLEKTLITRVPRAAFFNLSELLFLWLTYNSITSIHPSSFVNLRALRELRLDGNLLTAFPWEGLRDMPRLQTLGLHNNRLSSLPSHAVLFLSNITYLDLSSNRLTMLSANLLDLWFPLQGQQGNSVQRRILGLHDNPWLCDCQISLVVSLSMSLGSPVSLMDQLLTCSRFLGQSGMALTKAELPHCMRPSVQPAATRVISLLGSNVILRCDATGYPTPTLTWVKTSNYADCCRQDISGDKEQLPRTLESWISSSWCSLVNNQPG from the exons ATGAGTGTGTGTGGTTGctcgtctgtgtgtgccctggattggctggcgaccagttcagggtgtaccctgcctactaccCGGAGCCAGCGAGGCTCTGgtacccccccgcgaccctt GTTGGTGCAATGCAGTGACCCGAGAATATCAACTGTTCCGATCAATGTCCCTGCTGACACAGTTAAACTTCGTCTTGAAAAGACCCTGATAACAAGGGTGCCCAGAGCGGCCTTCTTCAACCTGTCAGAGTTACTCTTCTTGTGGCTTACCTACAACTCCATCACAAGCATCCACCCCAGCAGCTTTGTTAACCTGAGAGCCCTGAGAGAGCTGCGTCTGGATGGAAATCTACTCACTGCCTTCCCTTGGGAAGGGCTGAGAGACATGCCTCGCCTTCAGACTCTGGGTCTTCACAACAACCGACTATCCAGCCTTCCATCACATGCTGTACTATTTCTCTCCAATATCACCTACCTTGATCTATCTAGTAACAG GTTGACTATGTTATCAGCCAATCTGTTGGACCTTTGGTTCCCTCTTCAAGGTCAACAGGGGAACTCAGTACAAAGAAGAATTTTAG GTCTCCATGACAACCCATGGTTGTGTGACTGCCAGATCTCCTTGGTGGTATCACTGTCAATGTCTCTGGGGAGCCCTGTGAGTCTCATGGACCAGCTGCTTACATGCAGCAGGTTTCTAGGTCAGTCTGGGATGGCGCTGACCAAAGCTGAGCTGCCCCATTGTATGAGACCTTCGGTCCAGCCTGCAGCCACCAGAGTCATATCTCTGCTGGGCAGCAATGTTATTCTCCGCTGTGATGCCACTGGCTACCCCACACCAACTTTGACATGGGTCAAAACTTCAAACTATGCCG ATTGCTGTCGACAGGACATCAGTGGTGACAAAGAACAACTGCCCAGGACTTTGGAAAGTT